One window of Piliocolobus tephrosceles isolate RC106 unplaced genomic scaffold, ASM277652v3 unscaffolded_30464, whole genome shotgun sequence genomic DNA carries:
- the LOC111550583 gene encoding membrane magnesium transporter 1 encodes MAPSLWKGLVGIGLFALAHAAFSAAQHRSYMRLTEKEDESLPIDIVLQTLLAFAVTCYGIVHIAGEFKDMDATSELKNKTFDTLRNHPSFYVFNHRGRVLFRPSDTTNSSNQDALSSNTSLKLRKLESLRH; translated from the coding sequence ATGGCGCCGTCGCTGTGGAAGGGGCTGGTGGGCATCGGTCTCTTTGCCCTAGCCCACGCCGCCTTTTCCGCGGCGCAGCATCGTTCTTATATGCGattaacagaaaaagaagatgaaTCACTGCCAATAGACATAGTGCTTCAGACACTTCTGGCCTTTGCCGTTACCTGTTATGGTATAGTTCATATTGCAGGGGAATTTAAAGACATGGATGCCACTtcagaactgaaaaataagacatttgaTACGTTAAGGAATCACCCATCCTTTTATGTATTTAATCATCGTGGTCGAGTACTTTTCCGGCCTTCGGATACAACAAATTCTTCAAACCAAGATGCATTGTCCTCTAACACATCATTGAAGTTACGAAAACTCGAATCGTTGCGTCATTaa